In Plantibacter sp. PA-3-X8, one DNA window encodes the following:
- a CDS encoding nitrate/nitrite transporter — MGSRRVWWVFGVGVFAYLITVMQRSTLGVAAVDATERFQIDAAALSTLAVAQLIVYAAMQVPVGVLIDRLGPRVLIIAGLTVVMAGQVWLGLTTELGGAIVGRMLVGLGDAAVFTSVLRLVNSWFPTRRVPIVSQWVGNIGQIGQILSAVPFSFVLHAFGWSPAFLSAAGLVLLALVGVLIVVRDRPSGSDEAPRPETWGHVVREVVISLRRPGTRLGFWSHFVTQSSGTVLTLLWGFPFMVYALGYPQPLAASLLIVIVVSGMIAGPILGVLTARFPYRRSNLVLGIVTVMGVAWAALLLWPGVPPMWLVIVLFVVVGVGGPGSLIGFDFARTFNPIRALGGANGIVNVGGFLASFVMMFLIGLIIDAVSGGSRADYSMDSFRIAFSVQYLVVGFGVAMLLVARSRTRRRFAEDEGIAVGPLWIAVRARLGRRR, encoded by the coding sequence GTGGGATCTCGACGCGTCTGGTGGGTGTTCGGCGTCGGCGTGTTCGCCTACCTCATCACCGTCATGCAGCGGTCGACGCTCGGCGTGGCAGCGGTGGACGCCACTGAGCGGTTCCAGATCGACGCCGCCGCGCTGTCGACCCTCGCCGTCGCGCAGCTCATCGTGTACGCCGCGATGCAGGTCCCGGTCGGGGTACTCATCGACCGCCTCGGACCTCGCGTCCTGATCATCGCGGGGCTGACGGTCGTCATGGCGGGCCAGGTCTGGCTGGGGCTCACGACCGAACTCGGCGGCGCGATCGTGGGCCGGATGCTGGTCGGCCTCGGCGACGCCGCGGTGTTCACCTCCGTGTTGCGGCTCGTGAACTCCTGGTTCCCCACCCGTCGGGTGCCGATCGTCTCGCAGTGGGTCGGCAACATCGGGCAGATCGGACAGATCCTCTCGGCGGTGCCGTTCTCCTTCGTCCTGCACGCCTTCGGCTGGTCGCCGGCGTTCCTCAGTGCGGCCGGACTCGTCCTCCTGGCGCTCGTCGGGGTGTTGATCGTCGTCCGCGACCGGCCGTCCGGTTCCGACGAGGCGCCGCGCCCCGAGACCTGGGGCCACGTCGTCCGCGAGGTCGTCATCAGTCTGCGTCGGCCAGGGACGCGTCTCGGGTTCTGGTCGCACTTCGTCACCCAGTCCTCCGGTACCGTCCTCACGCTCCTCTGGGGCTTCCCGTTCATGGTCTACGCCCTCGGCTACCCGCAGCCCCTCGCCGCATCGTTGCTCATCGTGATCGTGGTCTCCGGCATGATCGCCGGACCCATCCTCGGGGTGCTCACCGCCCGGTTCCCCTACCGGCGGAGCAACCTCGTGCTCGGGATCGTGACGGTCATGGGCGTCGCCTGGGCCGCACTCCTCCTCTGGCCGGGCGTCCCACCGATGTGGCTCGTGATCGTCCTGTTCGTCGTGGTCGGGGTCGGTGGCCCCGGTTCACTCATCGGGTTCGACTTCGCCCGCACCTTCAACCCCATCCGCGCGCTCGGCGGGGCGAACGGCATCGTGAACGTCGGTGGGTTCCTCGCCAGCTTCGTCATGATGTTCCTCATCGGTCTCATCATCGACGCGGTCAGCGGGGGATCCCGTGCCGACTATTCCATGGACAGCTTCCGGATCGCCTTCTCCGTCCAGTACTTGGTGGTCGGGTTCGGGGTCGCGATGCTGCTCGTCGCACGGTCCCGCACGCGGCGACGCTTCGCCGAGGACGAGGGCATCGCCGTCGGTCCGCTGTGGATCGCGGTCCGAGCGAGGCTCGGGCGCCGTCGCTGA
- a CDS encoding RNA polymerase sigma factor, with protein MTVHAGSEQEGAAMATKTARADEAAPADEATEAPAAKARTTKATTTRAKAAPKKATRAKAGTKSSTEPDEGTDDEDVVVEVVADDAVVDAPAGDATEAVEEEDDKSVPEITLPTDALVLSNSDDDEIPVYSAAITGATADPVKDYLKQIGKVALLNAAEEVELAMRIEAGLFAEDKLAQLSDLEKRSRVGRELQWVAKDGARAKSHLLGANLRLVVSLAKRYTGRGMQFLDLIQEGNLGLIRAVEKFDYTKGFKFSTYATWWIRQAITRAMADQARTIRIPVHMVEVINKLARVQRQMLQDLGREPTPEELSRELDMTPEKVIEVQKYGREPISLHTPLGEDGDSEFGDLIEDTEAVVPADAVSFTMLQKQLESLLDSLSEREAGVIRMRFGLGDGMPKTLDQIGDTFGVTRERIRQIESKTMAKLRHPSRSQSLRDYLE; from the coding sequence ATGACTGTCCATGCCGGGTCCGAACAGGAAGGTGCAGCTATGGCCACCAAGACGGCTCGCGCAGACGAAGCAGCGCCAGCAGACGAGGCCACGGAGGCTCCCGCAGCGAAGGCTCGGACCACCAAGGCCACCACGACCCGAGCGAAGGCTGCTCCCAAGAAGGCCACCCGCGCCAAGGCGGGCACGAAGTCGAGCACGGAGCCCGATGAGGGCACGGACGACGAGGACGTCGTCGTCGAGGTCGTCGCCGACGACGCCGTGGTCGACGCGCCCGCAGGCGACGCCACCGAGGCGGTCGAGGAGGAGGACGACAAGTCCGTGCCGGAGATCACCCTCCCCACCGACGCACTCGTGCTCTCCAACAGCGACGACGACGAGATCCCGGTGTACTCGGCCGCGATCACCGGCGCCACCGCCGACCCCGTCAAGGACTACCTGAAGCAGATCGGTAAGGTCGCGCTCCTCAACGCGGCCGAAGAGGTCGAACTCGCGATGCGCATCGAGGCGGGCCTCTTCGCCGAGGACAAACTCGCCCAGCTCTCCGACCTCGAGAAGCGCTCGCGAGTCGGCCGTGAGCTCCAGTGGGTCGCGAAGGACGGTGCCCGCGCCAAGAGCCACCTCCTCGGGGCGAACCTCCGACTCGTCGTGAGCCTCGCCAAGCGGTACACGGGCCGCGGCATGCAGTTCCTCGACCTCATCCAGGAGGGCAACCTCGGCCTCATCCGTGCGGTCGAGAAGTTCGACTACACCAAGGGCTTCAAGTTCTCCACCTACGCGACCTGGTGGATCCGTCAGGCCATCACGCGCGCCATGGCCGACCAGGCACGCACCATCCGCATCCCGGTGCACATGGTCGAGGTCATCAACAAGCTCGCCCGCGTCCAGCGGCAGATGCTGCAGGACCTGGGCCGCGAGCCCACGCCCGAGGAGCTCAGCCGCGAACTCGACATGACGCCTGAGAAGGTCATCGAGGTCCAGAAGTACGGCCGCGAGCCCATCTCGCTGCACACGCCCCTCGGCGAGGACGGCGACAGCGAGTTCGGCGACCTCATCGAGGACACCGAGGCGGTAGTGCCGGCCGACGCCGTCAGCTTCACCATGCTGCAGAAGCAGCTGGAGTCGCTCCTCGACTCGCTCTCCGAGCGGGAAGCGGGCGTCATCCGGATGCGCTTCGGCCTCGGCGACGGCATGCCCAAGACGCTCGACCAGATCGGCGACACCTTCGGGGTCACCCGTGAGCGGATCCGGCAGATCGAGTCGAAGACCATGGCGAAACTGCGTCACCCGAGCCGATCCCAGTCGCTCCGCGACTACCTCGAGTAG
- a CDS encoding MurT ligase domain-containing protein, whose translation MRYAPAILAGRAVRFLARLRKPGGGSAVPGLVVNRIAPGFLPDTLNAFPRGLVIVSGSSGKSTTTKMLVGILRAHGVSVFTNPSTANISQGLTSALLERADLRGRIDAELGVLEMDEGHGALIAPRLAPAHVILTNVSVDQIDRFHDAAMVARMLDAIAARSSTSLVLNGDDALVDAVAPGSDATRWRYGVSTAVLGASARGLGYSTTSSDRVDPGSGTVVEALDGDLVSIAHRGETVRFRLPARGVHYAVDAAAALSGAAAILGPEFQLTTAAESFRALTPVFGRGEVTTVRGVEVEFVLVQNPASYQLNVDSLAADTEQILVAVGSDVRDPSYLWPVDTSRLGRVALVSGSKAWEAALQLGYDGVEIDRIEPDLGTALDAFLALPAPAHGRKTVIFTADSMRRTRAHLGLASNDQDDA comes from the coding sequence ATGCGCTACGCCCCGGCCATCCTCGCCGGTCGTGCCGTCCGATTCCTCGCCAGGCTGCGCAAGCCGGGCGGGGGATCGGCTGTTCCCGGCCTCGTGGTCAACCGCATCGCGCCCGGGTTCCTCCCCGACACGTTGAACGCCTTCCCGCGTGGTCTCGTGATCGTGAGCGGCTCGAGCGGGAAGTCCACGACGACCAAGATGCTCGTCGGCATCCTGCGTGCCCACGGCGTGTCGGTCTTCACGAACCCGTCCACGGCGAACATCTCCCAGGGCCTCACTTCGGCTCTCCTCGAACGAGCCGACCTCCGCGGCCGGATCGACGCCGAGCTCGGGGTGCTCGAGATGGACGAAGGACACGGCGCGCTCATCGCGCCGCGGCTCGCGCCCGCCCACGTCATCCTGACCAACGTGTCCGTCGACCAGATCGACCGCTTCCACGACGCTGCCATGGTGGCGCGCATGCTCGACGCGATCGCTGCCCGATCGAGCACGTCGCTCGTCCTGAACGGCGATGACGCGCTCGTCGACGCCGTCGCGCCAGGCAGCGACGCGACGCGATGGCGGTACGGCGTCTCGACGGCCGTGCTCGGCGCCAGCGCACGCGGCCTCGGGTACAGCACGACCTCGTCCGATCGGGTCGACCCCGGTTCCGGAACCGTCGTCGAAGCCCTCGACGGCGACCTGGTGTCCATCGCCCACCGCGGCGAGACCGTCCGGTTCCGTCTGCCGGCTCGTGGCGTGCACTACGCCGTGGATGCGGCCGCAGCCCTCTCCGGCGCCGCCGCGATCCTCGGTCCCGAGTTCCAGCTCACCACCGCGGCGGAGTCGTTCCGCGCGCTCACGCCGGTGTTCGGCCGCGGTGAGGTGACGACCGTCCGCGGTGTCGAGGTCGAGTTCGTCCTCGTCCAGAACCCCGCGAGCTATCAGCTCAACGTCGACAGCCTGGCGGCCGACACCGAGCAGATCCTGGTGGCCGTCGGGAGCGACGTCCGCGATCCCTCGTACCTCTGGCCGGTCGACACGTCCAGGCTCGGTCGTGTGGCGCTCGTGTCGGGGTCCAAGGCCTGGGAGGCCGCGCTGCAGCTGGGCTACGACGGCGTCGAGATCGACCGGATCGAACCGGACCTCGGCACGGCGTTGGACGCGTTCCTCGCCCTCCCTGCGCCAGCACACGGTCGGAAGACCGTGATCTTCACCGCCGACTCGATGCGCCGTACCCGCGCGCACCTCGGCCTCGCTTCGAACGATCAGGACGACGCATGA
- a CDS encoding glutamine amidotransferase — MTTEPTTTIAVLLPSSCNVNGDAENGAVLARRARARGLAVELVPVESVAELPSTVHAVVLGSCDDPSAPQVLEALRPFRDAFIAWVEAGVPVLAVANGWKLLTRRLELVPGSWVEGLAIIEGDAPLRRTRASDDLAVVPSGRLELDAPVLVGYENHGRDFRAGTGVESIGTVQHGRGNGDGTEGALVGPFVGTHLHGPVLAKNPELADRLLRLAITVAGGTSMLDESPELHALDEIAANARAQIVSALA, encoded by the coding sequence ATGACGACCGAGCCGACGACCACCATCGCCGTCCTCCTGCCCTCGAGCTGCAATGTGAACGGCGATGCCGAGAACGGCGCGGTCCTCGCTCGCCGGGCCCGCGCGCGTGGCCTCGCCGTCGAGCTCGTCCCGGTCGAGTCGGTCGCCGAGCTCCCGAGCACGGTCCACGCGGTCGTCCTCGGGTCGTGCGACGACCCGTCGGCGCCACAGGTGCTCGAGGCGCTCCGGCCGTTCCGCGACGCGTTCATCGCCTGGGTGGAGGCCGGCGTGCCCGTCCTCGCGGTCGCCAACGGATGGAAGCTCCTCACTCGCCGGCTCGAGCTGGTACCGGGGAGCTGGGTCGAGGGCCTCGCCATCATCGAGGGCGACGCCCCGTTGCGGCGTACGCGGGCGAGCGACGACCTCGCCGTCGTGCCGAGCGGCCGCCTCGAGCTCGACGCCCCGGTACTCGTCGGGTACGAGAACCACGGGCGGGACTTCCGAGCCGGGACGGGCGTCGAGTCGATCGGCACCGTGCAGCACGGACGAGGCAACGGCGACGGCACGGAGGGTGCGCTGGTCGGACCCTTCGTCGGAACCCACCTGCACGGTCCCGTCCTCGCCAAGAACCCGGAACTGGCCGATCGGCTGCTCCGTCTGGCGATCACGGTCGCCGGGGGCACGTCGATGCTCGACGAATCACCGGAACTCCACGCCCTCGACGAGATCGCCGCCAACGCCAGAGCGCAGATCGTCTCGGCGCTCGCCTGA
- a CDS encoding type IIA DNA topoisomerase subunit B produces the protein MSSDYSARHLSVLEGLEAVRKRPGMYIGSTDSRGLMHCLWEIIDNSVDEALGGYGDQIEIVLHADQSVEVRDHARGIPVDIEPKTGLSGVEVVFTKLHAGGKFGGGSYAASGGLHGVGASVVNALSERLDVEVDRGGKTYAMSFHRGEPGIFADTGEPTPDAPFTPFEKQSELRVIGKTKRGVTGTRIRYWADRQIFTKGAQFQAEELLGRARQTAFLIKGLGIHIRDETVEEPTEAMFRYEGGISEFVDYLAGDTALTDTWRLTGSGTFTETVPVLSPSGTMVATEVEREAEVDIALRWGTGYETVMRSFVNIIATPKGGTHQLGFDQGLLKFLRAQVEQNARRLKVGTDKLEKDDVLAGLTAVLTVRLAEPQFEGQTKEILGTPAVRAIVANVVTKELKERFASTKRDDKAQTALVLEKIVSEMKSRISARTHKETQRRKNALENSSLPAKLVDCRSGNLESSELFIVEGDSALGTAKLARDSSYQALLPIRGKILNVQKASVSDMLSNTECASIIQVIGAGSGRSFDLDAARYGKIILMSDADVDGAHIRTLLLTLFFRYMRPLIEAGRVFAAVPPLHRVIVINPGSKPNETIYTYSEAELHAVLSDLKRTGKKHQEPIQRYKGLGEMDADQLATTTMDRRHRTLRRVRVEDAESAGRIFELLMGNDVAPRKEFIVDSSDRLSRESIDV, from the coding sequence GTGAGCAGCGACTACTCCGCCAGGCATCTCTCCGTCCTCGAAGGCCTCGAGGCGGTGCGCAAGCGACCGGGCATGTACATCGGTTCGACCGACTCGCGCGGCCTCATGCACTGCCTCTGGGAGATCATCGACAACTCCGTCGACGAGGCCCTCGGCGGGTACGGCGATCAGATCGAGATCGTCCTCCACGCCGATCAGAGCGTCGAGGTGCGCGACCACGCGCGTGGCATCCCGGTGGACATCGAGCCGAAGACCGGCCTCTCCGGTGTCGAGGTCGTCTTCACCAAGCTCCACGCCGGCGGGAAGTTCGGCGGCGGTTCGTACGCCGCGTCCGGCGGCCTGCACGGCGTCGGCGCATCCGTCGTCAACGCCCTGTCCGAGCGACTCGACGTCGAGGTGGATCGCGGCGGCAAGACCTACGCCATGTCGTTCCACCGCGGTGAGCCGGGGATCTTCGCCGACACGGGGGAGCCGACCCCGGACGCACCGTTCACGCCGTTCGAGAAGCAGAGCGAGCTCCGCGTCATCGGCAAGACGAAGCGCGGCGTGACCGGCACCCGGATCCGCTACTGGGCCGACCGCCAGATCTTCACGAAGGGCGCCCAGTTCCAGGCCGAGGAGCTCCTCGGCCGCGCGCGCCAGACCGCCTTCCTCATCAAGGGTCTCGGGATCCACATCCGCGACGAGACCGTCGAGGAGCCGACGGAGGCGATGTTCCGCTACGAGGGCGGCATCTCCGAGTTCGTCGACTACCTCGCGGGCGACACCGCACTCACCGACACCTGGCGCCTCACCGGCAGTGGCACGTTCACCGAGACCGTCCCGGTGCTGTCGCCGTCGGGCACCATGGTCGCCACCGAGGTGGAGCGCGAGGCGGAGGTCGACATCGCGCTGCGGTGGGGTACCGGGTACGAGACGGTCATGCGCAGCTTCGTCAACATCATCGCCACGCCGAAGGGCGGCACGCACCAACTCGGATTCGATCAGGGCCTCCTGAAGTTCCTCCGCGCCCAGGTCGAGCAGAACGCCCGTCGACTCAAGGTCGGCACGGACAAGCTCGAGAAGGACGACGTCCTCGCCGGCCTCACGGCCGTGCTGACGGTGCGCCTCGCCGAGCCGCAGTTCGAGGGCCAGACGAAGGAGATCCTCGGCACGCCGGCCGTCCGCGCCATCGTCGCCAACGTCGTCACGAAGGAGCTCAAGGAGCGGTTCGCCTCGACCAAGCGCGACGACAAGGCGCAGACCGCGCTCGTGCTCGAGAAGATCGTGTCCGAGATGAAGTCCCGGATCTCCGCGCGGACCCACAAGGAGACACAACGCCGCAAGAACGCGCTCGAGAACTCGTCGCTCCCGGCCAAGCTGGTCGACTGCCGCTCGGGCAACCTCGAGTCCAGCGAACTCTTCATCGTCGAGGGCGACTCGGCACTGGGCACGGCGAAGCTCGCTCGAGACAGCTCCTACCAGGCGCTGCTCCCGATCCGAGGCAAGATCCTCAACGTGCAGAAGGCCTCCGTCTCCGACATGCTGTCGAACACCGAGTGCGCGTCCATCATCCAGGTCATCGGCGCGGGCTCCGGACGATCGTTCGATCTCGACGCCGCCCGCTACGGCAAGATCATCCTCATGAGCGACGCCGACGTCGACGGCGCCCACATCCGGACGCTCCTGCTCACCCTCTTCTTCCGGTACATGCGGCCGCTGATCGAAGCGGGTCGCGTGTTCGCCGCAGTACCGCCGCTCCACCGCGTCATCGTCATCAACCCCGGCTCCAAGCCGAACGAGACGATCTACACCTACTCCGAAGCCGAACTGCATGCGGTGCTGAGCGACCTCAAGCGCACCGGCAAGAAGCACCAGGAACCGATCCAGCGCTACAAGGGCCTGGGCGAGATGGACGCCGACCAGCTGGCCACGACCACCATGGACCGCCGTCACCGGACGCTGCGCCGTGTCCGGGTCGAGGATGCGGAATCGGCCGGACGGATCTTCGAACTCCTCATGGGCAACGACGTCGCCCCGCGCAAGGAGTTCATCGTCGACAGCTCCGACCGGCTGTCGCGGGAGAGCATCGACGTCTGA
- a CDS encoding DNA topoisomerase (ATP-hydrolyzing) subunit A: protein MTRQPQTPPTETSGERIEDIDVSSEMQTSFLEYAYSVIYARALPDARDGLKPVQRRILYQMTEMGLRPDRGHVKSARVVGEVMGKLHPHGDTAIYDALVRLAQPFTLRVPLIDGHGNFGSLDDGPAAPRYTEARLDAAALALTADLDEDVVDFVPNYDNQFMQPEVLPAAFPNLLVNGASGIAVGMATNMAPHNLVEVIGAARHLIAHPQATLEDLMEFVPGPDLPSGGTIVGLDGIKDAYATGRGSFKTRAKVSVEPVTARKTGLVITELPYLVGPEKIIEKIKDGVSSKKLNGISDVTDLTDRIHGLRLVIGIKTGFSPEAVLEQLYRYTPLEDSFSINNVALVDGGPQTLGLRELLQVYVDHRISVVTRRSRFRLARRKERLHLVEGLLIAILDIDEVIQVIRASDDSEQARARLIEVFDLSQLQAEYILELRLRRLTKFSRIELESERDKLLAEIAELERLLGSQRLIRAAVSAELAAAAEQFGTPRRTMLTNAKPSVATTGRGKSAPVLELADTPCRVYLSATGRALRVDLEQDAPAPRPGRRSKHDAILSVVETTSRTELGAVTSLGRVIRFTPLDLPAVPAASIQLAAGVRMGEYLSLPNRDERVLAIVSLTSEQPIVLGSETGVVKRVIPGDLPNKPDFEVITLKPRDHVVGATQVGDDAELVFVASDAQLLRFAATSVRPQGRAAGGMAGINLAAGAKVISFTAVLPTDDVVVVTVATNSLTLAGTDTGSAKVSEFSEFPAKGRATGGVRSQRFLKGEDQLAVAWVGAAPAHAVGTDGTPRTLPEVGAKRDASGVPLDAPVGFIGGAITAPAAPATDDAVANDESS, encoded by the coding sequence ATGACCCGCCAACCACAGACCCCGCCGACGGAGACCAGTGGCGAGCGCATCGAGGACATCGATGTCTCGTCGGAGATGCAGACCTCCTTCCTGGAGTACGCCTATTCGGTCATCTACGCCCGCGCCCTCCCCGACGCGCGCGACGGCCTGAAGCCGGTGCAGCGCCGCATCCTCTACCAGATGACCGAGATGGGCCTGCGACCCGATCGTGGCCACGTGAAGTCGGCCCGCGTCGTCGGCGAAGTGATGGGGAAGCTGCACCCGCACGGCGACACGGCGATCTACGACGCACTCGTCCGCCTCGCACAGCCCTTCACGCTCCGCGTCCCGCTCATCGACGGGCACGGGAACTTCGGCTCGCTCGACGACGGACCTGCCGCGCCGCGGTACACGGAGGCCCGGCTCGACGCCGCTGCACTCGCCCTGACGGCCGACCTCGACGAGGACGTCGTCGACTTCGTCCCGAACTACGACAACCAGTTCATGCAGCCCGAGGTCCTTCCGGCCGCGTTCCCGAACCTCCTCGTGAACGGCGCCAGTGGCATCGCGGTCGGTATGGCGACCAACATGGCGCCGCACAACCTCGTCGAGGTGATCGGTGCCGCTCGGCACCTCATCGCGCATCCTCAGGCCACCCTCGAAGACCTGATGGAGTTCGTCCCGGGTCCCGACCTCCCCTCGGGCGGCACGATCGTCGGTCTGGACGGCATCAAGGACGCCTACGCCACCGGGCGCGGCTCATTCAAGACCCGCGCGAAGGTCTCCGTCGAGCCGGTCACCGCGCGCAAGACCGGCCTGGTCATCACCGAACTGCCCTACCTGGTGGGTCCGGAGAAGATCATCGAGAAGATCAAGGACGGTGTCAGCTCCAAGAAGCTCAACGGCATCTCCGACGTCACCGACCTGACGGACCGCATCCACGGGCTCCGCCTCGTGATCGGGATCAAGACCGGCTTCTCCCCCGAGGCCGTCCTGGAGCAGCTCTACCGCTACACGCCCCTCGAGGACTCCTTCAGCATCAACAACGTCGCGCTCGTCGACGGCGGCCCGCAGACGCTCGGCCTCCGGGAACTGCTGCAGGTGTACGTCGACCACCGCATCAGCGTGGTCACCCGCCGGAGCAGGTTCCGGTTGGCGAGACGGAAGGAACGCCTCCACCTCGTGGAGGGGCTCCTCATCGCCATCCTCGACATCGACGAGGTCATCCAGGTCATCCGCGCGAGCGACGACTCCGAACAGGCCCGCGCGAGGCTCATCGAGGTCTTCGACCTCTCGCAGCTGCAGGCCGAGTACATCCTCGAACTCCGTCTCCGACGACTCACCAAGTTCTCGCGGATCGAACTCGAGTCCGAGCGCGACAAGCTGCTGGCGGAGATCGCCGAACTCGAGCGGTTGCTCGGGAGCCAGCGACTCATCCGCGCCGCGGTCTCCGCAGAGCTCGCCGCTGCGGCCGAGCAGTTCGGCACACCGCGCCGGACCATGCTGACGAATGCCAAGCCGAGCGTCGCGACGACCGGCCGAGGGAAGAGCGCACCGGTGCTCGAGCTCGCCGACACCCCGTGCCGCGTCTACCTCAGCGCGACCGGACGGGCGCTCCGCGTCGACCTCGAGCAGGACGCACCCGCACCACGACCCGGTCGGCGGAGCAAGCACGATGCGATCCTGAGTGTCGTCGAGACCACGAGCCGCACCGAACTCGGTGCGGTCACGAGCCTCGGTCGCGTCATCCGGTTCACCCCGCTCGACCTCCCCGCGGTGCCGGCGGCCTCCATCCAGCTCGCGGCCGGCGTCCGGATGGGCGAGTACCTGTCGCTCCCGAACCGTGACGAGCGCGTGCTGGCGATCGTCTCGCTGACCTCGGAGCAGCCGATCGTGCTGGGATCCGAGACCGGCGTCGTCAAGCGGGTCATCCCCGGCGACCTGCCGAACAAGCCGGACTTCGAGGTCATCACGCTCAAGCCGCGCGACCACGTCGTCGGGGCCACCCAGGTCGGCGACGACGCGGAACTCGTCTTCGTCGCCTCCGATGCACAACTGCTCCGTTTCGCCGCGACGTCCGTCCGTCCGCAGGGGCGGGCCGCGGGTGGCATGGCCGGCATCAACCTGGCGGCCGGTGCGAAGGTCATCTCGTTCACGGCGGTCCTGCCCACCGACGACGTCGTCGTCGTGACCGTCGCGACCAATTCGCTGACGCTCGCCGGAACGGACACCGGGAGCGCGAAGGTGTCGGAGTTCTCCGAGTTCCCCGCCAAGGGTCGTGCGACCGGCGGTGTCCGGTCGCAGCGCTTCCTGAAGGGCGAGGACCAGCTGGCCGTCGCGTGGGTCGGCGCCGCTCCGGCGCACGCCGTCGGGACGGACGGGACACCGCGGACGCTCCCGGAGGTCGGTGCGAAGCGCGATGCCTCAGGGGTGCCGCTCGACGCCCCCGTCGGGTTCATCGGTGGCGCGATCACCGCACCGGCTGCACCGGCGACGGACGACGCAGTAGCGAACGACGAATCGTCCTGA
- a CDS encoding alkaline phosphatase family protein codes for MTTMLPTVDPESRSLAGVLPDCLASLTVGGGSLPRADHAVVVLVDGLGAANLRGAAAHARFLAPRLGPRSTTTSAFPSTTAAGIATLTTGALPGRHGLVSYRARDVAGDRVVNQLSGWDAGMVPETWQRLPTVFERARGEGVTTTVIGQERYRNSGFTRAVLRGADYRAGRSMADRLDAAREIVSTTAGPTLSYVYVPELDQAAHEYGWESGRWTALLEELDGDLKRWSSRLPASTGALITADHGVIDVAQHQQVLFDQVPELVAGVRHIGGEPRCLHLYLDADAGPADRERLAEAWRAEEGSRAWIATREQAIDHGWYGEVDPEVLPRIGDVIVAARKRIAYYDSRPADQSARGMIGQHGSLTDEERRIPLLGLGRYEP; via the coding sequence ATGACCACCATGCTACCGACGGTCGATCCGGAGTCACGCAGCCTTGCCGGTGTCCTCCCGGATTGCCTCGCATCCCTGACGGTGGGCGGTGGATCGCTGCCCCGGGCCGACCATGCCGTCGTCGTCCTCGTCGACGGCCTCGGCGCCGCGAACCTCCGCGGAGCCGCCGCCCACGCTCGGTTCCTCGCGCCGCGCCTCGGCCCGCGCTCCACGACGACGTCGGCGTTCCCGTCGACGACCGCGGCCGGCATCGCGACGCTGACCACCGGGGCCTTGCCGGGTCGGCACGGCCTCGTCAGCTACCGAGCACGGGACGTGGCGGGGGACCGGGTCGTGAACCAACTCAGCGGCTGGGACGCCGGCATGGTGCCCGAGACCTGGCAGCGCCTCCCGACCGTGTTCGAGCGAGCGAGAGGCGAAGGCGTCACCACGACGGTGATCGGTCAGGAACGGTACCGCAATTCGGGCTTCACCCGAGCCGTGCTCCGAGGGGCGGACTACCGGGCCGGACGCTCGATGGCGGACCGCCTCGACGCGGCCCGAGAGATCGTGTCCACGACCGCCGGACCCACACTCAGCTACGTGTACGTCCCCGAGCTCGATCAGGCGGCGCACGAGTACGGGTGGGAGTCGGGCCGCTGGACGGCGCTCCTCGAGGAGCTCGACGGCGATCTCAAGCGGTGGTCGTCACGTTTGCCCGCGTCGACCGGCGCGCTCATCACCGCCGACCACGGGGTGATCGACGTCGCACAGCACCAGCAGGTGCTCTTCGACCAGGTCCCCGAGCTGGTCGCCGGTGTCCGCCACATCGGCGGCGAGCCGCGATGCCTTCACCTCTATCTCGACGCCGACGCGGGTCCAGCGGATCGGGAGCGCCTGGCTGAGGCCTGGCGAGCCGAGGAGGGCAGCCGTGCCTGGATCGCGACACGCGAGCAGGCGATCGACCACGGCTGGTACGGCGAGGTCGACCCTGAGGTGCTGCCACGGATCGGCGACGTCATCGTCGCAGCCCGGAAGCGCATCGCCTACTACGACTCACGTCCTGCCGATCAGAGCGCGAGGGGCATGATCGGACAGCACGGATCACTCACCGACGAGGAACGCCGGATACCGCTCCTCGGCCTCGGTCGTTACGAGCCCTGA